The region CACCGTCTGGCCATCATGCAGTCCCACCAGCAGGCGCGCCGAGCCGTCCGCGCCCGGATGGGTGCTGAGCAGCTTGAGCATGCCCTGCAATTCGAGGTCCAGCGCAGGCAAGGCCAGCCGCACGGGCAGCGGCAGGAAATCCTCGGCGCGGCGCCGGCCCTGATCATGCGGCTGCGCCTGTATCCAGTCGCGCAGCACGCGCTGTTCGTGCAGGGGCTTGGCGCCGAGCGCGCGCAGGCGCTGGCGGAGGTGGTCGATTTGCATGGCGTCTGAATAAGAAAACGGCGCGCAGGAATGAAGCCCGGCGCGCCGTATTACGGGTAAAAGCGTTAGACTTTTTTGACGAATTCCGTCTTCAGGCTCATCGAGCCGAAGCCGTCGATCTTGCAGTCGATGTCATGGTCGGCATCGACCAGGCGGATGTTCTTGACCTTGGTACCCATCTTGACGACACCGCCGCCGCCCTTCAGCTTCAAGTCCTTGATGACGCTGACCGTGTCGCCGTCCTGCAGGATATTGCCGGCCGCGTCGCGGTACACCTTGACGCCCTCTTCCACCGCATCGCCAGCCGTGGCCGACCATTCATGCGCGCATTCAGGGCAGATCAACTGGCTGCCATCTTCGTACGTGAATTCGGATTTGCATTGCGGGCATGGTGGTAATGTGCTCATACTTCTCTCTGTCTGGTGAACAGCGTTGTGCTGTAAAAGCCGACAGTATACTGCCTACGCCCCGCATCAGCGTGCTTTTTTAGCCATCATTATCAAGTACGGCGCACAATTTCGATGGTGCTGTGGACGATTTCCTCGTGGACGCCGATGCGCGCGCGCAGCTCGGCGGCCGTCAAGGCCGGATCGCGGCTGACGACGGACAAGGCGCACGAATACAGTTGCTTGCCCACGCGCCAGACGTGCAGGTCGACGATGCGCGGCGTGTCGCCGGCGCTGTCCACCTCCACCGCCTCGCGGATTTCCTGCACCACGGGGTGGTCCATTTCGCGGTCCAGCAAGACCTTGCCCGTCTCCTGCATCAGCTTTTTCGCCCACAGCGCCACCAGCACGGCGCCGACGATGCCCATCACGGGATCGAGCCAGCGCCAGCCATACAGCCAGGCGCCCGCCAGCGCGACGATGGCCAGCACGGACGTGGCGGCATCGGCCAGCACGTGGACATACGCGGCCTTCATGTTCAGGTCTTCGCCATGGTGGTGGCCGTGGTGCTCGTGATGCTCATGCCCATGGTGGTGGCCGTGGTCATGGTGGCCGCCGAGTATCAGCGCGCATGCCAGGTTCACCAGCAAGCCAAAGGCGGCTACCGCCATCGCCTCGGGATAGTGGATGGCCTGCGGCGAGAACAGGCGCTCGACGGAAGCGGCCAGCATCAGCACGGCCACGCCCAGCAGCAGGATGGCGCTCGTGTAGCCGGCCAGCACCTCGATCTTCCACGTGCCGAAGGCAAAGCGGGGATCGCGCGCATAGCGGCGCGCCGCCGCATACGCAAACGCGGCCAGGCCGATGGCCAGCGCGTGCGAACTCATATGCCAGCCATCGGCCAGCAAGGCCATGGAGTTGTACCACCAGCCGGCGGCGATTTCCAGCGCCATGGTGGCCAGGGTGATCCACATGACGAGGCGCGCGCGGCTTTCCGCCTTGCCATTGGCGCCGTCAAACACATGCTCGTGCTGCCAGGCGGAGAGGTCTTCCGCCATGTTTTGCTGTTTCATGCCGTTCTTCCTTGCCGTGTCATTTGAGGTAGGTGCGCAAAATGCCCGCGATATCGTCGGCGCCCCTGGCCCGCTCGTCGCTGCCGATGTCCGGGCTGGCCACGTGCTCGCGCAGGTGCTCCTCGATGACTTCCGCCATCAGGCCATTCACGGCGCCGCGCACGGCGGCGATCAGCTGCAGCACCTCGCCGCAGTCGCGCCCCTCTTCCAGGCCCCGCTCCAAGCCTTCCACCTGGCCGCGGATGCGCTTCACGCGATTGAGCAGCCTGGTCTTGTTGTGCGATGTGTGTCCCATGATTTCGTCTCGATAAATACTATAGGGGGGTATACTATCAGAAACCACCGCGGCCGCGGCAAGGCGCAAAAAAAGCCGCGCATCCTGGCGGATGGGCGGCTGCATGGCGACGACGTTTTATGAGGCAGGATCGGCGATCTTTTGCAGCTTGCTGGCCAGCGACGCATCGGACAATTCACCCAGGTGCGTATCGACCAATCGCCCTTGCGCGTCGTAGAACAGGGTGGTGGGCAGGGCCGAGGAACCGGCCGCCTTGCCCAGCGCCGCCTCGCTGTCGAGCACCACATTGCGCAGCGCCAGGCCGCCCGGCGCAAGGAAGGCGTGGACGGCGGCGGCGTCCTCGCGCTGGTTCGCATACACGAAGACGATACCGGCATGCGCCTTCTGCGCGGCGGCCAGCACGGGCATCTCGCGCCGGCACGGCGGGCACCAGCTGGCCCACAGGTTGACCACCATGGGCTTGCCGCCGGCCAGCGCCGCCAGGGTCGTCGGCGCGCCGTCGACAGTCTGCAGCGCCACGGCCGGCAGGGCCGTCGGCTTGTCATATGCCAGCCCCAGGCCCGCACTCAGCACGCCCCAGGCCAGCGCGCCCGACGCCACGCTGAGCGCCAGCGGACGGCGCGCGGCCGCCATGGCGGGACGCCGGCAGCGCCACGCGGCCACCAGCAGCGCGCAGGCGATGCCGGCCGGTGCCAGGAAACCGCCATCGCGGATATTGATGATGGACCAGGGCGCCGCCAGGTACTGTTCATGCCAGCGCAGCACGAAGGCCAGCCGCGCCGCCAGCAGCCCGGCGATCAGCATGTCGGACACGAGGGGGCCGGCATCGGGCATCTGGCGCCGGCGTTGCAGCCAATGCGCCACGCCGTAGGCCACGCACAGCGAAACGATCAGCAGGACCAGGCCTGTGGGCAGGGCCAGGGGGCCGATTTGCAGGGACAGCATGGGCGCTCTCTATCTCGTCGAATGGACGACCATTCTGCCCCATGCGGATTAAGCAGGCGTTAAGCGGCGCGAAGTCAGGTGGCCAGCGCTTCCTTGCGCACGAAGTGCATGGCTTGCGGCTGGTCCACCAGCACGCACTGCTTGCCCGTGCGCTTGCAGTGGTCGTGCACGCGCCAATAGGCGTCATGGCTGACGCAGCCCGTCTGGCAAATCACCAGGTCGGCCGCCACCAGGCCCGCTTCCAGCGCCGCCGCATCGTCTGCGCCATCGTCGCCGCCTGCGTGATGCAGGAAGCGTCCGCCGGCCTGCTCGATGGCTTGCTGCGCCACGTTGGCGCCATCCGCGTCCTGGCCCGCTTCCGGGTGCAAATAGTTACCCACATACAGCACGGCCTTTTCGCGCACGCCCGCCAGCAGGTCCGCTTGCAGCGCGGCACGGGGCACGGCCGAGGGCGCAGGCACCCACTGCAGACGCAGCAATTCGCGCATCAGGTCCTGCACCCGCTCGGTCAGCCATTCGACCTTGCGCGCCAGCCGCGCGCGCGTCGGCAAACCCGGCGCGGCGGCAGCCAGCTCGGCCAGTTCCTCGCGCGCCAGCGCCAGCTTCGTGTCGCGGATGACGACCTGTGCCCGCGCGCGCATCAATTCCGCTTCCAGCTGCGCAATGCGCGCCGCCTGCCCGGCCAATTGCGCACTGCAGCGGGCCTGCGCCCGTCCATATTCGCCCATCAGCACGCGATGTTCGTGCGCAATCAAATCCTCGTTACCGTACAAACTGCCCATCATGCCCTCCTTCACACGCGTGGCGCCATTGCGCCGGCCCATCGCCACCCCATTGAGCCGCATTATAAATGAGAATCATTATTATTTGCGCATGCACGTGTGCGCAGTAGGGATATGCGAGCGCCGCCGGCGTCAGGCAGCGGGCGAACAGGACAGCATGTGCTGCCAGACGTCATCCTGCACCTGCCGCACGTGCCGCAAGCCGTCCGCGCCGCGATACGTGTCCAGGGCATTCGGCCACGCGATATCGATGAACAACAGCCGTTGCGGATCGATCAGCAGGGACTGGCCCACATAATTTCCCTTGATCTCGCCCTTGTTCACGGCCAGCAGGC is a window of Janthinobacterium sp. 1_2014MBL_MicDiv DNA encoding:
- a CDS encoding zinc ribbon domain-containing protein YjdM yields the protein MSTLPPCPQCKSEFTYEDGSQLICPECAHEWSATAGDAVEEGVKVYRDAAGNILQDGDTVSVIKDLKLKGGGGVVKMGTKVKNIRLVDADHDIDCKIDGFGSMSLKTEFVKKV
- the dmeF gene encoding CDF family Co(II)/Ni(II) efflux transporter DmeF is translated as MKQQNMAEDLSAWQHEHVFDGANGKAESRARLVMWITLATMALEIAAGWWYNSMALLADGWHMSSHALAIGLAAFAYAAARRYARDPRFAFGTWKIEVLAGYTSAILLLGVAVLMLAASVERLFSPQAIHYPEAMAVAAFGLLVNLACALILGGHHDHGHHHGHEHHEHHGHHHGEDLNMKAAYVHVLADAATSVLAIVALAGAWLYGWRWLDPVMGIVGAVLVALWAKKLMQETGKVLLDREMDHPVVQEIREAVEVDSAGDTPRIVDLHVWRVGKQLYSCALSVVSRDPALTAAELRARIGVHEEIVHSTIEIVRRT
- a CDS encoding metal/formaldehyde-sensitive transcriptional repressor, coding for MGHTSHNKTRLLNRVKRIRGQVEGLERGLEEGRDCGEVLQLIAAVRGAVNGLMAEVIEEHLREHVASPDIGSDERARGADDIAGILRTYLK
- a CDS encoding TlpA disulfide reductase family protein; protein product: MLSLQIGPLALPTGLVLLIVSLCVAYGVAHWLQRRRQMPDAGPLVSDMLIAGLLAARLAFVLRWHEQYLAAPWSIINIRDGGFLAPAGIACALLVAAWRCRRPAMAAARRPLALSVASGALAWGVLSAGLGLAYDKPTALPAVALQTVDGAPTTLAALAGGKPMVVNLWASWCPPCRREMPVLAAAQKAHAGIVFVYANQREDAAAVHAFLAPGGLALRNVVLDSEAALGKAAGSSALPTTLFYDAQGRLVDTHLGELSDASLASKLQKIADPAS
- a CDS encoding DUF2325 domain-containing protein, whose translation is MMGSLYGNEDLIAHEHRVLMGEYGRAQARCSAQLAGQAARIAQLEAELMRARAQVVIRDTKLALAREELAELAAAAPGLPTRARLARKVEWLTERVQDLMRELLRLQWVPAPSAVPRAALQADLLAGVREKAVLYVGNYLHPEAGQDADGANVAQQAIEQAGGRFLHHAGGDDGADDAAALEAGLVAADLVICQTGCVSHDAYWRVHDHCKRTGKQCVLVDQPQAMHFVRKEALAT